The DNA region GGCTTCATCGAGCAGCAGCTGATCCCGCCGCGCCCGCCGCTGCAGGTGGACTGGGTGATCGTGCAGCGGTTCCACAGCCTCGAGCAGGCCAAGACCTGGCTGGCCTCCCCCGAGCGGCAGGTCCGCATCCAGGGCACCACGCCGATGCTCGTCGGTCGCGACGACGTCCACATCGTCAAGGACGACGCCAGCGCGGCCCGGACCTCGCCGGTCAGCGCGGTGATCAGCACCCGCGTGAAGCCCGGCATGGAGGCCGCCTACCTCCGCTGGGAGCAGAAGATCGCGGCCGCGCAGTCGCGGGCGCCCGGCATGCAGGGCTACCGGTTCGAGCCGGCCGTGCCGGGGGTGCAGGAGGACTACGTCGCGATCCTGCGCTTCGACAGCGAGGCGAACCTGCGCACCTGGATGGACTCGCCGGAGCGGCAGGCCCTGGTCGCCGAGGCGGCGCCGATGACGGCGGAATTCCACACGCGGACGGTGCAGAGCGGCTTCGAGCAGTGGTTCCGCAACGTCGCGCCGCCCGGCGGGGCGGCGCCCGCGGCGTGGAAGATGAACATGATCGTCGTGCTGACGCTCTACCCGACCGTGTTCCTGTGGGGCGTCCTGGTCGGCACGCCGATCCTCGCCGGGATGCTGAAGGTGGATTTCCCGGTCGCCCTGTTCATCGGCAACGTGTTCAGCGTGCTGCTCACCTCGCAGATGGTGCCCTGGGCAGCCAAGCGGCTGGGCTGGTGGCTGACGCCGGATCCGGCGCGGCGGACGCGGGTCAACCTGCAGGGCGCCGCGCTGCTGATCGCCGCCTA from Methylobacterium sp. NMS14P includes:
- a CDS encoding antibiotic biosynthesis monooxygenase, giving the protein MSGATTSVSIVTQTTIRPESADAFARWQTDTSAVVAAFPGFIEQQLIPPRPPLQVDWVIVQRFHSLEQAKTWLASPERQVRIQGTTPMLVGRDDVHIVKDDASAARTSPVSAVISTRVKPGMEAAYLRWEQKIAAAQSRAPGMQGYRFEPAVPGVQEDYVAILRFDSEANLRTWMDSPERQALVAEAAPMTAEFHTRTVQSGFEQWFRNVAPPGGAAPAAWKMNMIVVLTLYPTVFLWGVLVGTPILAGMLKVDFPVALFIGNVFSVLLTSQMVPWAAKRLGWWLTPDPARRTRVNLQGAALLIAAYALMILAFWKLF